One Clostridium estertheticum DNA segment encodes these proteins:
- the cysK gene encoding cysteine synthase A, whose amino-acid sequence MMYNNVLDMIGATPLLKLNKLVKGDMADIYVKLEKFNPAGSIKDRAALGMIEKAEKLGLLKEGFTIVEPSSGNMGIALAMIGRIKGYEVIIVMPDSMSVERRNLIKAYGAQLVLTDGIKGMKGAINKAKEVAEGKPNFFIPQQFTNLANPEKHYATTAEEIVEDIEDIDIFVAGVGTGGTITGVGRRLKEIKQGIKVVAVEPEKSPVLSGGEPGPHKIQGIGAGFTPDIYDTNVVDEIIKISDEESFEIAKLMASEEGILVGISTGANIAAAIKIAKKIGKGKKIVTVAPDGGEKYISMGIYD is encoded by the coding sequence ATGATGTATAACAATGTTTTAGATATGATAGGAGCAACACCGCTTTTAAAATTAAATAAATTAGTCAAGGGTGATATGGCTGATATTTATGTGAAACTAGAAAAATTTAATCCAGCTGGAAGCATAAAAGATAGAGCGGCTCTTGGGATGATAGAAAAAGCTGAAAAATTAGGGCTATTAAAAGAAGGATTTACCATAGTTGAACCATCTAGTGGAAATATGGGAATAGCCTTGGCCATGATTGGAAGAATTAAAGGGTATGAGGTAATTATTGTTATGCCAGATAGCATGAGCGTTGAGAGACGGAACTTAATTAAGGCATATGGAGCACAGCTTGTGCTTACTGATGGTATCAAGGGGATGAAGGGTGCTATAAATAAGGCTAAGGAAGTAGCTGAGGGAAAACCTAATTTCTTTATACCACAGCAATTTACTAATTTGGCAAATCCAGAAAAACATTATGCTACAACCGCAGAAGAAATAGTGGAAGACATTGAAGATATAGATATTTTTGTAGCAGGTGTAGGCACTGGAGGAACAATTACTGGAGTAGGAAGAAGATTAAAAGAAATAAAGCAAGGTATTAAAGTTGTTGCGGTTGAACCAGAAAAATCTCCTGTATTATCAGGGGGAGAACCTGGACCACATAAAATACAAGGAATAGGAGCAGGTTTCACACCAGATATTTATGATACTAATGTTGTTGATGAAATAATAAAAATATCTGATGAAGAGTCTTTTGAAATAGCAAAACTAATGGCCAGTGAAGAAGGCATATTAGTAGGGATTTCAACAGGGGCTAATATTGCAGCAGCTATAAAAATTGCCAAAAAAATAGGCAAGGGTAAAAAAATTGTTACAGTTGCACCTGATGGAGGAGAAAAATATATCTCAATGGGTATTTATGACTAA
- the epsC gene encoding serine O-acetyltransferase EpsC: MLKMLKYEIENVLGKDPAAKNWVEVIFLYPSTHAIILYRIAHFLYSHKIYFISRAISQIARFFTGIEIHPGAQIGKGLFIDHGMGVVIGETTEIGDNVTLYQGVTLGGTGKDKGKRHPTLGNDVVVGAGAKILGPIKIGSGSKIGANAVVLKDVVAKATAVGIPARVIFGKTIPIIEIKDYLGETRRIYNDMII, translated from the coding sequence ATGCTTAAAATGCTAAAATATGAAATTGAAAATGTATTAGGTAAAGATCCAGCAGCTAAGAATTGGGTGGAAGTAATATTTTTATATCCTTCTACTCATGCTATAATATTATATAGAATAGCTCATTTTCTATATAGTCATAAAATCTATTTTATATCTAGAGCAATATCTCAGATAGCAAGGTTTTTTACTGGAATAGAAATCCATCCAGGAGCCCAAATAGGTAAAGGATTATTTATAGATCATGGAATGGGAGTAGTAATAGGAGAAACCACAGAAATTGGAGACAATGTAACCTTGTACCAAGGAGTTACACTTGGTGGAACAGGTAAGGATAAAGGTAAAAGGCATCCTACTTTAGGGAATGATGTTGTAGTTGGTGCTGGTGCAAAGATTTTGGGGCCAATTAAAATAGGATCTGGTAGTAAGATTGGTGCAAATGCTGTAGTACTAAAAGATGTAGTAGCTAAAGCAACTGCTGTGGGTATTCCCGCTAGAGTGATTTTTGGGAAAACTATTCCTATAATAGAGATTAAGGATTATTTAGGGGAAACTAGAAGGATATATAATGATATGATAATATAA
- the queG gene encoding tRNA epoxyqueuosine(34) reductase QueG, with protein sequence MNIKEEIIEFCINNGIDTIGFSECRIFHELNPYFEKRKKLGLENEFEENSIDKRINPFLYMPEGKTIITIAFPYLYSLDFNKKTHFSKYTLGMDYHAVTTGYMEKICKFIQGMGGKTMPFVDSNSLPERYIASNSGVGFIGKNNTLITEKYGSYVFLGEIITDLIILPDKPIDQKCGNCEMCLEACPTNSIVKGQVGINNDANICLSYITQKKHIEDSWFEKLNGRIFGCDTCQRACPYNREIQLSTISEFIPYDYMKNVDVQALMNMDNDLFKDKYKIASCGWRGKNILKRNAIINALLIEKINILAVEKDTSPYIRDYYYRLLKFFNL encoded by the coding sequence ATGAACATTAAGGAAGAAATAATAGAGTTTTGTATAAATAATGGAATAGACACAATAGGATTTAGCGAATGTAGGATTTTTCATGAGCTAAATCCTTATTTTGAGAAGAGAAAAAAGCTTGGACTAGAAAATGAATTTGAGGAGAATAGCATAGATAAGAGAATAAATCCATTTTTATATATGCCAGAAGGAAAAACAATAATCACCATTGCATTCCCCTATCTATATAGTTTAGATTTTAATAAAAAAACGCACTTTTCTAAATACACGCTTGGAATGGATTATCATGCGGTTACAACTGGATATATGGAGAAAATCTGTAAATTCATTCAGGGTATGGGTGGAAAAACTATGCCTTTTGTGGATAGCAATTCGCTTCCAGAGAGATACATTGCCTCCAATAGTGGAGTAGGATTTATAGGAAAAAATAATACTCTGATAACAGAAAAATACGGATCATATGTTTTTTTAGGAGAAATTATTACAGACTTAATAATCCTACCTGATAAACCAATTGATCAAAAATGTGGTAATTGTGAGATGTGTTTAGAAGCATGTCCTACAAATTCTATAGTGAAGGGGCAAGTAGGAATAAATAATGATGCAAATATATGTCTTTCCTACATAACACAGAAAAAACATATAGAGGATTCTTGGTTTGAAAAATTAAATGGTAGAATATTTGGTTGTGATACCTGCCAGAGGGCTTGCCCATACAACAGAGAGATACAGCTTAGTACTATCAGTGAATTTATACCTTATGATTATATGAAAAACGTGGATGTGCAAGCCTTAATGAATATGGATAATGACTTATTTAAAGATAAGTATAAAATAGCTTCTTGTGGGTGGAGAGGCAAAAATATACTTAAAAGAAATGCGATTATTAATGCGCTTTTAATTGAGAAAATTAATATTTTAGCTGTAGAGAAGGATACATCGCCTTATATAAGAGATTATTATTATAGACTTTTAAAGTTTTTCAATTTATAA
- a CDS encoding lysophospholipid acyltransferase family protein: protein MISPIVLRIIDVLPDKVVTFIAKKMLDTYINKYANIKTHGMEKIVDAKSPIIFICNHLSNADGIIMNRLLKDNNVTFVAGIKLTDNKLTKLGFHVAKTINIKPNSADKEAISKIVNTLKQGNNIMIFPEGTRSRNGKMAEAKKGLLLMAKLSKATIVPMGIWGTEKLLPINETNMASEKFNYADVNINIGEPIMLPNKKVEEDKNQYHDRAMREIMGSIAVLLPEQYRGVYSDSN from the coding sequence ATGATTTCTCCAATAGTTTTAAGAATAATAGATGTTTTGCCAGATAAAGTTGTAACCTTTATAGCAAAAAAAATGTTGGACACGTATATCAACAAATATGCAAATATAAAAACTCACGGAATGGAGAAAATTGTGGATGCAAAATCTCCAATAATTTTTATATGTAATCATCTAAGTAATGCTGATGGTATAATTATGAATAGGCTATTAAAGGATAATAATGTAACCTTTGTCGCTGGCATAAAGCTAACTGATAATAAGCTTACTAAACTGGGGTTTCATGTGGCTAAGACTATAAATATAAAACCTAATTCTGCAGATAAGGAAGCTATATCTAAAATCGTTAATACGCTAAAACAAGGGAATAATATTATGATTTTTCCAGAAGGAACCAGGAGTAGAAATGGAAAAATGGCAGAAGCTAAGAAGGGTCTTTTATTAATGGCTAAATTATCAAAGGCAACAATTGTTCCCATGGGAATATGGGGAACAGAAAAATTATTACCTATTAATGAAACAAATATGGCCTCAGAAAAATTTAATTATGCAGATGTAAATATTAATATTGGTGAACCTATTATGCTTCCAAATAAAAAGGTCGAGGAGGATAAAAATCAGTATCATGATAGAGCCATGCGTGAAATAATGGGGAGTATAGCAGTGTTGCTTCCAGAGCAATATAGAGGAGTATATTCTGATTCAAATTAG
- a CDS encoding glycine C-acetyltransferase: protein MGSKVLGKFLKENLDDLKSKGLYNVINILKSSNGPVITIGDRELINLSSNNYLGLATNPRMIEATIDATKKYGSGAGAVRTINGTLEIHTKLEQKLAEFKHTEAAIAFQSGFNCNMGAISAVMNKKDAILSDSLNHASIIDGCRLSGAKIIRVEHSDMVDLRNKAKEAVESGLYEKIMVITDGVFSMDGDVAKLPEIVKIAEEFDLITYVDDAHGSGVMGKGTGTVHHFGLSDKIDFQIGTLSKAIGVVGGYVAGTRDLIDWLMVRARPFLFSTSLTPGAAGAAIEAINILTESTELHDKLWENANYLKKGLKDLGFDIGNSETPITPCIIGDELKTQEFSKKLFEEGVYAKSIVFPTVRKGTGRVRNMPTAAHTKEMLDNALAIYEKVGKEMKIIK, encoded by the coding sequence ATGGGAAGTAAAGTATTAGGAAAATTTTTAAAAGAGAATTTAGATGATTTAAAAAGTAAAGGTTTGTATAATGTAATTAATATATTAAAGAGTTCAAATGGGCCGGTTATTACAATCGGGGATAGAGAATTAATTAACTTATCTTCAAATAACTACTTAGGTCTCGCTACGAATCCTAGAATGATTGAAGCTACTATTGATGCAACTAAGAAATATGGTTCAGGAGCAGGTGCCGTTAGAACTATAAATGGTACTTTAGAAATTCATACTAAATTGGAACAAAAACTTGCTGAATTTAAACATACAGAGGCAGCTATTGCTTTCCAATCAGGATTCAATTGTAATATGGGAGCAATTTCAGCAGTAATGAATAAAAAAGATGCTATTCTTTCAGATTCCTTAAATCATGCATCAATAATAGATGGGTGTAGATTATCTGGAGCCAAAATCATAAGAGTAGAACATTCAGATATGGTAGATTTAAGAAATAAGGCAAAAGAGGCAGTAGAGTCAGGATTATATGAGAAAATTATGGTTATTACTGACGGTGTATTCTCTATGGATGGGGATGTTGCAAAACTTCCTGAGATTGTAAAAATAGCAGAAGAATTTGACTTAATAACATACGTAGATGATGCTCATGGTTCAGGAGTAATGGGAAAAGGTACCGGTACTGTACATCATTTTGGTTTGTCAGATAAGATAGACTTTCAAATTGGTACATTATCAAAGGCTATTGGCGTTGTAGGTGGATATGTAGCTGGAACAAGGGACTTAATTGATTGGCTTATGGTTCGTGCTAGACCATTCCTATTCTCTACATCATTAACTCCAGGAGCAGCAGGTGCTGCAATTGAAGCTATTAACATTCTTACAGAAAGCACAGAGTTACATGATAAACTTTGGGAGAATGCAAATTATTTAAAGAAGGGCTTAAAAGACCTTGGATTTGATATTGGAAATAGTGAAACTCCAATTACTCCATGTATAATAGGAGATGAACTTAAAACTCAGGAATTCAGTAAGAAACTATTTGAAGAGGGCGTTTACGCAAAATCAATAGTTTTCCCAACTGTTAGAAAAGGAACTGGAAGAGTAAGAAATATGCCTACAGCAGCACATACAAAAGAGATGTTAGATAATGCATTAGCTATATATGAAAAAGTCGGTAAGGAAATGAAGATAATAAAATAA
- a CDS encoding L-threonine 3-dehydrogenase, with translation MKKILVTGALGQIGSELVMKMREVYGSNNVIATDLRKLEGSPVVTTGPFEILDVTDHKAMLELAKKYEIDTLVHLAALLSATAEAKPLLAWNLNMGGLVNALEVARELNLKFFTPSSIGAFGPSTPKDNTPQDTIQRPTTMYGVNKVAGELLCDYYYKKFGVDTRGVRFPGLISYEVLPGGGTTDYAVDIYYEALKSGKYTSFIDKGTKMDMMYMPDAINAIIKIMEADGSKLIHRNAFNITAMSFEPEEIANEIKKHIPGFIMDYNVDPIRQGIANSWPNSIDPTCAKNEWGFAAEYDLAKMTTDMLQKLSAKGIGAK, from the coding sequence ATGAAAAAGATATTAGTAACAGGAGCCTTAGGACAAATAGGTTCAGAACTCGTAATGAAAATGAGAGAAGTTTATGGTAGTAATAATGTAATAGCTACAGATTTAAGAAAGCTAGAGGGCAGCCCAGTAGTTACGACCGGTCCTTTTGAAATATTGGATGTAACTGATCATAAAGCTATGCTTGAACTTGCTAAAAAATATGAAATAGATACATTAGTTCATTTAGCAGCTTTATTATCAGCAACGGCTGAAGCAAAACCACTGCTGGCTTGGAATTTAAATATGGGTGGACTTGTAAATGCACTAGAAGTTGCTAGAGAATTGAATCTCAAGTTCTTTACACCAAGTTCTATAGGTGCCTTTGGCCCATCTACTCCTAAAGATAATACTCCTCAAGATACAATTCAAAGACCAACAACTATGTATGGTGTAAACAAAGTTGCAGGAGAATTATTATGTGATTATTACTATAAGAAATTTGGAGTTGATACAAGAGGAGTACGTTTCCCAGGACTAATTTCTTATGAAGTTCTTCCTGGAGGAGGAACAACTGACTATGCTGTTGATATATATTATGAAGCATTAAAATCAGGTAAATATACTTCATTTATTGATAAAGGAACAAAAATGGATATGATGTATATGCCAGATGCAATAAATGCAATAATTAAAATAATGGAAGCTGATGGGTCAAAATTGATTCACAGAAATGCATTTAATATTACAGCTATGAGTTTTGAGCCAGAAGAAATAGCTAATGAAATTAAAAAACATATCCCAGGTTTTATTATGGATTATAATGTAGATCCAATAAGACAGGGAATCGCTAATTCATGGCCAAATTCAATTGATCCGACTTGTGCTAAAAATGAGTGGGGATTTGCTGCTGAATATGATTTAGCAAAAATGACTACTGATATGCTCCAAAAATTAAGTGCTAAAGGAATTGGCGCAAAGTAA
- the nth gene encoding endonuclease III encodes MNKKTIKAVLEILNETYAGAKCGLDFTNHYELLVSTILSAQCTDERVNIVTKELYKEYNTPSTMITLSQEELGQKIKSCGFYNNKSKNILGATKLILEKYKGEVPSTMEELIELNGVGRKTANVVLSNAFGIPAIAVDTHVFRVSKRIGLASGKNVEEVEQQLMKNIPRKMWSDAHHYIIWHGRKICKARKPNCEVCPIAPYCEFLNGK; translated from the coding sequence ATGAACAAAAAAACAATTAAAGCAGTGCTTGAAATTCTTAATGAAACATATGCAGGAGCAAAGTGTGGCCTTGATTTCACCAATCATTATGAACTTTTAGTTTCAACTATACTATCAGCACAATGTACTGATGAGCGAGTAAATATTGTTACAAAAGAGCTGTATAAGGAATATAATACACCCTCAACTATGATTACTTTATCACAAGAGGAACTAGGACAAAAAATTAAAAGCTGTGGGTTTTATAATAATAAGAGCAAAAATATCTTAGGTGCTACTAAACTTATATTAGAAAAATATAAGGGCGAAGTACCAAGTACTATGGAAGAATTAATAGAGCTTAATGGTGTAGGTAGAAAAACCGCTAATGTGGTATTATCTAATGCTTTTGGTATTCCAGCTATTGCTGTTGATACCCACGTTTTTAGAGTTTCTAAAAGAATTGGTCTTGCCTCAGGGAAAAATGTAGAAGAGGTAGAACAGCAGCTTATGAAAAATATTCCTAGAAAAATGTGGAGTGATGCTCATCATTATATTATATGGCATGGTCGAAAAATATGTAAAGCTAGAAAGCCTAATTGTGAGGTGTGCCCTATAGCACCCTATTGTGAATTCTTAAATGGAAAGTAG
- a CDS encoding NADP-dependent malic enzyme codes for MSIQEESLKMHSENRGVLEIVGKIKLENKHDLAIAYTPGVAQPCLEIAKDKNKVYDYTIKGNTVAIVTNGTAVLGLGNIGPEAGLPVMEGKALLFKKFGGIDAFPICLDTEDPEEIIKTVKLISPVFGGINLEDIKAPECFYIEERLKEELDIPVFHDDQHGTAIVVLAGLYNALKLVNKKLESVNIVINGAGSAGIAVCKLLLSAGFVNILLCDKHGAVVEGDVILNPAQAEIAKRTNRNLERGTLKQVLVGKDVFIGVSAPGVLTGEMVSTMNSDSIVFAMANPTPEIMPGLAKEAGAIVVATGRSDFPNQINNVLVFPGIFKGALAVRSKEINDEMKLGAARGIANLISDEELSADYIIPDAFDIRVCESVANEVMRVAKKMGINRV; via the coding sequence ATGTCAATACAAGAGGAATCATTAAAAATGCATAGTGAAAATAGAGGAGTACTAGAGATAGTAGGAAAAATAAAACTTGAAAATAAACATGATCTAGCTATAGCTTATACCCCAGGGGTAGCGCAGCCTTGTTTAGAAATCGCAAAAGATAAAAATAAAGTTTATGATTATACTATAAAAGGAAATACTGTGGCTATAGTTACTAACGGTACAGCGGTTCTTGGACTTGGTAATATTGGACCAGAGGCAGGACTTCCTGTAATGGAAGGTAAAGCGTTATTATTCAAAAAATTTGGGGGCATAGATGCTTTTCCTATATGTTTGGATACTGAAGACCCTGAAGAAATTATAAAAACTGTTAAGTTAATTTCTCCTGTATTTGGGGGGATAAATCTTGAAGATATAAAAGCGCCAGAGTGTTTTTATATCGAAGAAAGATTAAAAGAGGAATTGGACATACCTGTATTTCATGATGATCAACACGGCACTGCAATAGTTGTTTTAGCAGGGCTTTATAATGCTTTAAAACTTGTTAACAAAAAACTAGAAAGTGTAAATATAGTAATTAATGGAGCAGGATCCGCGGGAATTGCAGTATGCAAGTTGTTATTAAGTGCTGGATTTGTGAATATATTACTCTGCGATAAACATGGGGCGGTAGTGGAAGGTGATGTTATTTTAAATCCAGCACAGGCTGAGATTGCTAAAAGAACAAACAGGAATCTTGAAAGAGGAACTTTAAAACAAGTACTTGTAGGTAAAGATGTTTTTATAGGAGTATCTGCACCAGGAGTCTTGACTGGTGAAATGGTTTCAACGATGAATAGTGATAGTATAGTCTTCGCCATGGCCAATCCAACCCCAGAGATTATGCCTGGCCTTGCTAAAGAAGCTGGTGCCATTGTAGTGGCTACAGGAAGATCAGACTTTCCTAATCAAATAAATAATGTTTTGGTTTTTCCAGGAATATTCAAAGGGGCACTAGCTGTTAGATCAAAGGAAATTAATGATGAAATGAAACTTGGAGCAGCTAGGGGAATTGCTAATTTAATTAGTGATGAGGAATTATCCGCAGATTATATAATCCCAGATGCTTTTGATATTAGGGTTTGTGAATCAGTAGCAAACGAAGTTATGAGGGTAGCAAAGAAAATGGGAATAAATAGAGTCTAA
- a CDS encoding thioredoxin family protein: MINLSNGITFEEYLEKSKLDYGDIQLITYNSTTLSSGTKESLRDLTSIVNVAVFSEGYCPDCIVTLPFIKRMAQENKKINVYCFPKSGYENFLEEYTGATRIPTIITFDSEMNPKGAYVEFPKELFEKMIPLKIEEKKILVNDYRLGKYNSIIEQELLDIIL, from the coding sequence ATGATAAACTTATCAAATGGTATAACTTTTGAGGAGTATTTAGAAAAATCCAAACTAGATTATGGTGACATACAACTTATAACCTATAATTCTACTACTTTGTCTTCAGGCACTAAAGAATCTCTGCGGGATTTAACCTCCATTGTTAATGTAGCAGTTTTTTCTGAAGGATACTGCCCTGATTGCATTGTTACACTACCCTTCATTAAAAGAATGGCGCAGGAAAATAAAAAGATAAACGTATATTGTTTTCCTAAAAGTGGTTACGAAAACTTTTTAGAAGAATACACCGGAGCTACTCGGATTCCAACTATTATAACTTTTGATAGTGAAATGAATCCAAAGGGCGCTTATGTAGAGTTTCCAAAAGAACTATTTGAAAAAATGATTCCATTGAAAATTGAAGAAAAGAAAATTTTGGTTAATGATTATAGGCTAGGAAAATATAATTCCATTATTGAACAAGAACTTTTAGATATAATTTTATAA
- the trhA gene encoding PAQR family membrane homeostasis protein TrhA — translation MLSKFREPVSSITHLVGAFLSVIALILLIKYSLNTTNAYNTIVLSVFGVSSILLYCASSIYHKSTSSKKVIKVLRRVDHSMIYVLIAGTYTPICLIALKGTMGTTLFLAIWLLALIGIILKIAWFDAPRWLSTGFYILMGWISIFAIVPIIKAISLGGFIWLLAGGLFYTIGGVIYATKWPKINLKLFGFHEIFHIFIMLGSLCLYVLMFKYIMYIK, via the coding sequence TTGTTATCAAAATTTAGAGAACCAGTAAGCAGCATTACACATTTAGTTGGTGCCTTTTTATCCGTAATAGCATTAATACTATTAATTAAATATTCTTTAAACACAACAAACGCATATAATACTATTGTCCTTTCAGTGTTTGGAGTAAGCTCTATATTACTTTACTGCGCAAGTTCAATCTATCATAAATCCACATCTTCAAAAAAGGTTATAAAAGTACTTAGAAGAGTAGACCATTCTATGATATACGTTCTAATTGCAGGAACATATACTCCTATATGTTTAATTGCTTTGAAAGGCACCATGGGAACCACACTTTTCTTAGCTATTTGGCTTCTGGCACTTATAGGAATTATACTTAAGATTGCTTGGTTTGACGCCCCTAGGTGGTTATCCACTGGATTTTACATTCTAATGGGTTGGATTTCCATTTTTGCTATTGTACCTATAATAAAAGCTATCTCCTTAGGTGGCTTTATATGGCTACTGGCTGGTGGTCTCTTTTATACTATAGGTGGTGTTATATATGCTACTAAATGGCCCAAAATAAATCTTAAGCTTTTTGGATTTCACGAAATATTTCATATTTTTATAATGCTCGGCAGTCTTTGTCTTTATGTACTTATGTTTAAGTACATAATGTACATTAAGTAG
- a CDS encoding DUF1836 domain-containing protein: protein MDYNKESLDKLVEEIIGTKDITLMEIPCVDLYMDQVTTFFNEKLGSLKRNDEDKILTKTMINNYTKGKVLMPAKNKKYTNDHMILLMLIYDLKQTISISDINTIFDSIIDIKAPKGTSTSLENLYNNFLDIKEVQNQNFVSDIGKDTEFIKGRIKEMGKKDGELIELILMVLLLINKANMQKRMAEKLIDNFLNKK from the coding sequence ATGGATTATAACAAGGAAAGTTTAGATAAATTAGTAGAAGAGATTATAGGAACAAAAGATATTACGTTAATGGAAATACCTTGCGTAGATTTATATATGGATCAAGTTACAACTTTCTTTAATGAAAAGCTTGGAAGTCTTAAAAGAAATGACGAAGATAAAATTCTTACAAAAACTATGATTAATAACTATACTAAAGGTAAAGTATTGATGCCAGCAAAAAATAAGAAATATACTAATGATCATATGATACTGTTGATGCTTATCTATGATTTAAAGCAGACTATATCAATTAGTGATATTAATACAATATTTGATTCTATTATTGATATAAAAGCGCCAAAGGGTACGAGTACTTCATTAGAAAATTTATATAACAATTTTTTAGACATCAAAGAAGTTCAAAATCAAAATTTTGTAAGTGATATAGGTAAAGATACTGAATTTATAAAAGGTAGAATTAAAGAAATGGGAAAAAAAGATGGAGAGTTAATAGAATTAATATTAATGGTATTGCTACTTATTAATAAAGCTAATATGCAAAAGAGAATGGCAGAAAAATTAATTGATAATTTTTTGAATAAAAAATAA
- the pepT gene encoding peptidase T, translated as MSKVVEKFLKYVSYDTKSDEESTTVPSTTGQMILGEELVKDLKEMGIQDASIDENGYIMATIPSNVEKDIPTIGFIAHMDTSPDMSGNNVNPKFAYNYDGKDIVLNEENKIILSPKDFPELKNYIGKTLITTDGTTLLGADDKAGISEIMATVEYIMENPKFLHGKIRIGFTPDEEVGRGADIFDVKKFAADFAYTIDGGTIGELEYENFNAASAKISIHGRNVHPGSAKGKMIHSTLIANELVNSLPPNETPATTEGYEGFYHLISLNGEVEETKLQYIIRDFNSESYENRKTFIKNIVDTLNEKYGNGTVEIEIKDQYFNMKEKIEPVKHIVDTAFLAMKQVGVNPIMVPIRGGTDGARLSFMGLPTPNIFTGGHNFHGKYEFIPTFAMEKAVDVILKIVELYASK; from the coding sequence ATGTCAAAAGTTGTAGAAAAATTTTTAAAATATGTAAGCTATGATACTAAATCTGATGAGGAATCAACTACTGTTCCAAGTACAACAGGTCAAATGATACTTGGCGAGGAATTGGTTAAAGATTTAAAGGAAATGGGTATACAAGATGCAAGTATAGATGAAAATGGATATATAATGGCAACGATTCCGTCTAATGTAGAAAAAGATATACCAACAATAGGATTTATAGCCCATATGGATACTTCACCAGATATGTCTGGAAATAACGTTAATCCTAAATTTGCTTACAACTATGATGGAAAAGACATAGTATTAAATGAGGAAAACAAAATAATACTATCCCCAAAGGATTTTCCAGAGCTCAAGAATTACATAGGGAAAACTCTTATAACTACAGATGGAACTACCTTACTCGGAGCTGATGATAAAGCAGGAATTTCTGAAATAATGGCGACTGTAGAGTATATAATGGAAAATCCTAAGTTTCTACATGGAAAGATTCGTATTGGATTCACACCTGATGAAGAAGTAGGCCGGGGGGCAGATATTTTTGATGTTAAAAAATTTGCAGCAGATTTTGCATACACTATAGATGGAGGAACTATTGGGGAGTTAGAGTATGAAAATTTTAATGCTGCATCAGCAAAAATTTCTATTCATGGAAGAAATGTTCATCCAGGATCAGCAAAAGGAAAAATGATTCACTCTACACTTATAGCAAATGAATTGGTGAATTCACTACCACCAAATGAGACACCAGCTACTACAGAAGGCTATGAAGGGTTTTATCATTTAATTTCCCTTAATGGAGAGGTTGAAGAAACAAAACTTCAATATATTATAAGAGATTTTAATAGTGAAAGTTATGAAAATAGAAAAACATTTATCAAAAATATAGTAGATACACTAAACGAAAAATATGGTAACGGCACTGTTGAAATAGAAATTAAGGATCAATATTTTAATATGAAAGAAAAAATAGAGCCAGTTAAACATATTGTAGATACAGCCTTTTTAGCTATGAAACAAGTAGGAGTAAATCCTATAATGGTACCTATTAGAGGTGGTACAGATGGTGCAAGGCTTTCCTTTATGGGGCTTCCTACACCAAATATATTCACAGGGGGACATAATTTCCATGGTAAATATGAATTCATACCTACATTTGCGATGGAAAAAGCTGTTGATGTAATACTTAAAATAGTTGAGTTATATGCTAGTAAATAA